The following proteins are co-located in the Acipenser ruthenus chromosome 35, fAciRut3.2 maternal haplotype, whole genome shotgun sequence genome:
- the LOC131705306 gene encoding zinc finger protein 135-like, with product MKEEVLEMVRIKMEPLKEEVLLKPGKEESEDLKAAPTELGPVHLRECSVVLERIYVRKQGSGEEGSPNSTQGGGQDDESSHSECSPAGSSPAVKAWTQLRNLKILRGEKLKYTRGEKPYHCSDCGKSFRHSGDLVIHQRIHTGEKPYRCSDCGKRFKSSGHRTAHQRIHTGEKPHCCSDCGKSFRNSGDLSKHQRIHTGEKPYRCSHCGKSFSRSGNFELHKRTHKGEKPYHCSDCGKSFSRSEHLLIHQRIHTGERPYHCTDCGKSFSRSGQLVTHQRIHTGEKPYYCSDCGKSFRDSTDLVKHQRTHTGVKPYHCSDCGKSFSQSGQLGKHQRIHTGEKTFHCSDCGKSFSSLANLVSHQRIHSGEKPYHCSNCGKSFRHSASFAVHRHIHTGEKPYHCSHCGKSFGHLASFAAHQRIHTGEKPYRCSDCGKTFRRSGHLVSHRRVHTGEKPYRCSDCGKSFSQSRSLVTHQQIHTGEKKKRKCK from the exons AtgaaagaagaggtgctggaaatggtgcGTATTAAAATGGAGCCCCTGAAAGAGGAGGTACTCTtgaaaccagggaaggaagaatccgaagacttgaaagcagcccccactGAGCTGGGTCCGGTACatctgcgggagtgtagcgtggtgctggagagaatctatgtgagaaagcaaggctctggagaggaaggctctcccaacagcacgcaaggaggtggacagGACGACGAGAGCTCACATTCAGAGTGCAGTCCAGCAG gttccagtccagcagttaAAGCATGGACCCAGTtaaggaatttaaaaatactgagaggagagaaattaaaatataccagaggagagaaaccgtatcactgctctgactgtggaaagagtttcaggcactcaggagaccttgtgatacaccagcgaattcacacaggagagaaaccctatcgctgctctgactgtggaaagaggttcaagtcatcaggacaccgtacagcacaccagcgaattcacacaggagagaaaccgcattgctgctctgactgtggaaagagtttcaggaaCTCAGGAGACCTTTcaaaacaccaacgaattcacacaggagagaaaccttatcgctgttcgcactgtgggaagagtttcagtcggtctggaaattttgaattgcataagcgaactcacaaaggagagaaaccatatcactgttctgactgtgggaagagtttcagtcggtcagaacaCCTATTAATACATCAGCGAATACACACTGGAGAGAGACCGTatcactgcactgactgtgggaagagtttcagtcgatcAGGACAACTtgtaacacaccagcgaattcacacaggagagaaaccatattactgctctgactgtgggaagagtttcagggattCAACAGACCTTGTAAAACACcagagaactcacacaggagtAAAGCCATATCACTGCTCCGACTGTGGTaaaagtttcagtcagtcaggacaactTGGAAAACATCAgcggattcacacaggagaaaaaacgtttcattgctctgactgtgggaagagtttcagttcgttagcaaaccttgtttcacaccagcgaattcactcaggagagaaaccgtatcactgctctaactgtgggaaaagtttccgTCACTCAGCATCCTTTGCTGTACACCGgcacattcacacaggagagaaaccgtatcactgctctcactgtgggaagagtttcggtCACTTGGCATCCTTTGCTGcacaccagcgtattcacacaggagagaaaccgtaccgctgctctgactgtggaaagacttTCAGACGGTcgggacaccttgtttcacaccggcgcgttcacacaggagagaaaccgtaccgctgctctgattgtgggaagagtttcagtcagtcaagatcccttgttacacaccagcaaattcacacaggagagaaaaaaaaaagaaaatgtaaataa